The following coding sequences lie in one Chitinivibrionales bacterium genomic window:
- a CDS encoding tRNA threonylcarbamoyladenosine dehydratase, producing the protein MKRFARTQLLLGQESFDKLANARVTVCGLGAVGSYAVEALARAGIGRLTLVDFDKVKASNFNRQLYALESTVGQYKADVAQERVAQINPACGAEVKKLFIEGATVDGLLADAPDAVIDAIDSLSPKVILISSCVKKGLFLVSSLGAASRMDPSLVRCADISETKICPLGRMIRKKLHRLGIYKGVRCVYSLEPAKGNTHVVAPEHEEFDRGRPRRPIGSISYMTGIFGLTAAGEVIRHIISKT; encoded by the coding sequence ATGAAAAGATTCGCCCGAACCCAATTATTACTCGGCCAGGAGTCATTTGACAAACTGGCAAACGCCCGCGTCACCGTGTGCGGGCTCGGCGCCGTGGGCTCGTATGCGGTGGAGGCGCTTGCGCGGGCCGGCATCGGCAGGCTCACGCTCGTGGATTTCGACAAGGTCAAGGCATCAAACTTCAACCGCCAGCTGTATGCGCTCGAGTCCACCGTGGGCCAATACAAGGCCGACGTGGCCCAGGAGCGGGTGGCGCAGATCAATCCCGCGTGCGGCGCTGAAGTGAAAAAGCTCTTCATCGAGGGCGCAACGGTTGACGGTTTGCTGGCCGACGCGCCCGACGCCGTGATTGACGCGATCGACAGCCTTTCGCCCAAGGTGATCCTCATTTCCTCATGCGTCAAGAAGGGGCTGTTCCTCGTGTCGTCGCTCGGCGCGGCCTCGCGGATGGACCCGTCGCTCGTGCGCTGCGCCGACATTTCGGAAACAAAAATCTGCCCGCTCGGCCGCATGATCCGCAAGAAGCTGCACCGGCTCGGCATTTACAAAGGCGTGCGCTGCGTGTATTCCCTCGAGCCGGCAAAGGGAAACACCCACGTGGTGGCGCCGGAGCACGAGGAGTTCGACCGGGGGAGGCCGAGGAGGCCGATTGGAAGCATCTCTTATATGACAGGAATTTTTGGACTTACCGCGGCGGGCGAGGTGATCAGGCATATCATTAGTAAAACATGA
- the glgA gene encoding glycogen synthase GlgA — translation MAAKKVKTKTKSPANKNISVPPPLKILVVASEMVPFVKAGGLSDIVGSLSSELKRMGHDVRVVLPKYSSINYRGLRVSPVLPSMGVWMGGVCEWCSVFSMTTEKGVPVYLIEHDLFFNRPGIYHDQSMHDYLDNARRYAFLSRAALQLCRDTGFSPDIVHANDWQTALAPAYLKVWHWNDALLGRTASVLTVHNMAYQGVYSRDNWAYMGLGDENFTEKKFESWGYINMLKGGIYFADAVNTVSPTYARETRTPAGGFGLAPYLNDKGANYEGILNGVDYDFWSPENDRYVAARFSADDMAGKAVCKRALQKEFLLRDDPKVALIGAIGRFVHQKGFELIAQSIERVLNDMHVQFAVLGSGEGGLEHYFGELPKRYPGRAGSFIGFNNRLAHLIESGADFLLMPSLNEPCGLNQLYSLRYGTLPIVRATGGLDDTVVSYNEATGEGTGFKFWEPSANALYYTVGWAVSTYYDRPQHLAQLRATAMRQDFSWKRSAQEYVKLYKKAILNKQEYDRRCRG, via the coding sequence ATGGCTGCAAAAAAAGTAAAAACGAAAACTAAATCCCCGGCAAATAAAAACATCTCCGTTCCCCCGCCGCTCAAAATCCTCGTGGTGGCGTCCGAGATGGTGCCCTTTGTCAAGGCGGGAGGGCTCAGCGACATCGTGGGGTCGCTTTCATCCGAGCTCAAGCGCATGGGGCACGACGTGCGCGTGGTGCTGCCCAAATATTCGTCCATCAATTACCGCGGGCTTCGCGTGAGCCCCGTGCTGCCATCCATGGGCGTCTGGATGGGCGGCGTGTGCGAATGGTGCTCGGTTTTTTCCATGACCACCGAGAAGGGCGTGCCGGTGTATCTCATCGAGCACGATCTTTTCTTCAACAGGCCCGGCATCTACCACGACCAGTCGATGCACGATTACCTCGACAACGCGCGGCGCTATGCCTTTCTGTCGCGCGCCGCGCTCCAGTTGTGCAGGGACACCGGGTTTTCGCCGGACATCGTGCACGCCAACGACTGGCAGACCGCGCTCGCGCCCGCCTATCTCAAGGTCTGGCACTGGAACGACGCGCTGCTCGGCCGCACCGCGTCGGTGCTCACCGTGCACAATATGGCCTACCAGGGCGTCTATTCGCGCGACAACTGGGCCTATATGGGCCTCGGGGACGAGAACTTTACGGAAAAGAAGTTCGAGTCGTGGGGATACATCAACATGCTCAAGGGCGGCATATACTTTGCCGACGCGGTGAACACCGTGAGCCCCACGTACGCGCGCGAGACCAGAACGCCCGCGGGGGGGTTCGGCCTTGCGCCCTATCTCAACGACAAGGGCGCCAATTACGAGGGAATACTCAACGGCGTCGACTACGATTTCTGGTCGCCCGAAAACGACCGGTACGTGGCGGCGCGCTTTTCGGCAGACGACATGGCGGGAAAGGCCGTGTGCAAACGAGCGTTACAAAAGGAATTCCTCCTGCGTGACGATCCGAAGGTCGCGCTCATCGGCGCCATCGGCCGTTTCGTGCACCAGAAGGGCTTCGAGCTCATCGCCCAAAGCATCGAGAGGGTCCTCAATGATATGCACGTGCAGTTCGCGGTGCTCGGCTCGGGCGAAGGCGGGCTCGAACATTATTTCGGCGAGCTGCCCAAGCGGTATCCGGGACGCGCCGGATCTTTTATCGGCTTCAACAACAGGCTCGCGCACTTGATCGAGTCGGGCGCCGACTTCCTGCTCATGCCGTCGCTCAACGAGCCCTGCGGACTCAACCAGCTCTATTCGCTGCGCTACGGCACCCTGCCCATCGTGCGCGCCACGGGCGGCCTCGACGACACGGTCGTCAGCTACAACGAGGCCACCGGCGAGGGCACGGGCTTCAAATTCTGGGAGCCGTCGGCAAACGCGCTGTATTACACCGTGGGCTGGGCGGTGTCGACCTACTACGACCGGCCGCAGCACCTAGCACAGCTCAGGGCCACGGCCATGCGCCAGGATTTCTCGTGGAAGCGCAGCGCGCAGGAATACGTGAAGCTGTACAAAAAGGCAATACTTAACAAACAGGAGTACGACCGGCGCTGCAGGGGATAA
- a CDS encoding TatD family hydrolase codes for MEADAGISFFDAHCHVQDGRLAAGLDAVLSRAACAGVKALSCCGTSEKDWNQVRGLAEKYEAVRPSFGLHPWYVAGRSEHWADALVSHLDKMPHACVGEIGLDHALDESTFADQESVFLKQLAIAAEHKRPVTIHCRRAFGRLVELLKVHGGAFQGGIVHSFSGPAELVKTIEGFGLSLSFSGTITFPKNKRSRAALLAASRDRLCIETDSPDLKPYQCATELNEPANVVKVAETVALLLGISKEEVAARTWNNATRIFK; via the coding sequence GTGGAAGCAGATGCCGGCATTTCCTTTTTCGATGCGCACTGCCATGTGCAGGATGGGCGGCTCGCCGCCGGCCTCGATGCGGTCCTGTCGCGCGCGGCCTGCGCCGGAGTAAAGGCGCTGTCGTGTTGCGGCACGAGCGAAAAAGACTGGAATCAGGTGAGGGGACTGGCTGAAAAATATGAGGCGGTGCGGCCGTCGTTCGGGCTTCATCCGTGGTATGTTGCCGGCCGTTCGGAGCATTGGGCGGACGCGCTGGTTTCACATCTTGACAAAATGCCTCACGCATGCGTGGGCGAGATCGGGCTCGACCACGCGCTTGACGAATCGACATTCGCGGACCAGGAGAGCGTGTTTTTAAAACAGCTCGCGATCGCAGCCGAACATAAGCGTCCCGTCACCATCCATTGCAGAAGGGCGTTCGGCAGGCTGGTTGAGCTGCTTAAGGTGCATGGCGGCGCTTTTCAAGGCGGCATCGTCCATTCGTTCAGCGGGCCGGCGGAGCTGGTGAAAACCATCGAGGGGTTCGGGCTTTCCTTATCATTTTCGGGGACAATAACCTTTCCGAAGAATAAACGGTCCCGCGCCGCGCTTCTTGCGGCGTCGAGAGATCGCCTGTGCATCGAGACCGATAGCCCGGACCTCAAGCCGTACCAGTGCGCAACGGAACTGAACGAGCCCGCGAATGTCGTGAAGGTGGCGGAGACGGTGGCCTTGCTTTTGGGGATTTCGAAGGAAGAGGTCGCGGCCAGGACATGGAATAACGCCACAAGGATTTTTAAATGA
- the aspS gene encoding aspartate--tRNA ligase has protein sequence MHDFRSHNCGELRKSDIGKQVRVAGWIHTRRDHGGVLFIDLRDNFGLTQVVVYPSAPFQDAVSRLPKETVVRFDGKVEFRSEENVNPKMPTGEVDVVAESYEVLGASDALPLNVFPEDEAPEDLRLKYRFLDLRRNKLHKNIILRSDVVASMRRRMWEMGFKEFQTPILTSSSPEGARDYLVPSRIHPGKFYALPQAPQQFKQLLMISGFDKYFQIAPCFRDEDARSDRSPGEFYQLDMEMSFVTQDDIFAVVEKLIHGVFSEFSSRKMDAPPFVRIPFRESMVKYGTDKPDLRIPIEMRDSTAIFAAAGFKVFAEAVKGGATVRAIPVKGIAKNPRNFFDKMVDYATSIGAKGLAYLQWLDANVKGPLMKFLTPDDLKKIEELCGVGTGDVVFFICDTPQLTNKICSDLRVKLGKDLGMIDPDSFRFCWIVDFPMYEWDEENKCVAFSHNPFSMPQGGMGALASKKPLDILAFQYDIVCNGIELSSGAIRNHQPEIMYKAFEIAGYSRDTVDERFGAMIAAFKLGAPPHGGIAPGVDRIVMLLADEQNIREVIAFPMNQRAQDLMMNAPAPATVKQLRELHIRVAGHAASEEKK, from the coding sequence ATGCACGACTTCAGATCCCACAACTGCGGCGAACTGCGGAAATCGGACATCGGAAAACAGGTGCGGGTGGCGGGCTGGATCCACACGCGACGCGACCACGGCGGCGTGCTGTTCATTGACCTGCGCGACAACTTCGGCCTCACCCAGGTGGTTGTCTATCCGTCCGCGCCGTTCCAGGACGCGGTGTCGCGCCTGCCCAAGGAAACCGTGGTGCGCTTCGACGGCAAGGTCGAGTTCCGCTCCGAGGAAAACGTCAACCCAAAGATGCCCACCGGCGAGGTCGACGTGGTCGCCGAATCGTACGAGGTGCTGGGCGCCAGCGACGCGCTGCCGCTCAACGTGTTTCCCGAGGACGAGGCGCCCGAGGACCTGCGGCTCAAGTACAGGTTCCTCGATCTTCGCAGAAATAAATTGCACAAGAACATCATCCTGCGGTCCGACGTCGTCGCGAGCATGCGGCGGCGCATGTGGGAGATGGGGTTCAAGGAATTCCAGACGCCCATCCTCACCAGCTCGTCGCCCGAGGGCGCACGCGATTATCTTGTCCCGTCGCGCATCCATCCGGGGAAATTCTACGCCCTGCCGCAGGCGCCGCAGCAGTTCAAGCAACTGCTCATGATCTCCGGGTTCGACAAGTATTTCCAGATCGCGCCGTGCTTCCGCGACGAGGACGCGCGCTCCGACCGCTCGCCGGGCGAGTTCTATCAGCTTGACATGGAAATGTCATTCGTGACGCAGGACGACATATTCGCGGTTGTGGAAAAACTCATCCACGGCGTTTTCTCGGAATTCTCCTCAAGGAAAATGGACGCGCCGCCGTTCGTGCGCATCCCCTTCCGGGAATCCATGGTGAAATACGGCACCGACAAGCCCGACCTGCGCATCCCCATCGAGATGCGCGACAGCACCGCGATTTTCGCGGCGGCGGGGTTCAAGGTGTTTGCAGAGGCGGTCAAGGGGGGCGCAACGGTGCGCGCCATCCCGGTGAAGGGCATCGCGAAGAACCCGAGGAACTTTTTCGATAAAATGGTGGACTACGCCACGTCCATCGGCGCAAAGGGGCTGGCCTACCTGCAGTGGCTTGACGCAAATGTCAAGGGACCACTCATGAAGTTCCTCACGCCCGACGACCTGAAGAAAATCGAGGAGTTGTGCGGCGTGGGCACGGGCGACGTGGTCTTCTTCATCTGCGACACGCCGCAGTTGACAAACAAGATCTGCAGCGACCTTCGCGTCAAGCTCGGCAAGGACCTCGGCATGATCGACCCGGATTCCTTCAGGTTCTGCTGGATCGTGGATTTCCCCATGTACGAATGGGACGAGGAGAACAAGTGCGTGGCGTTCTCGCACAACCCGTTCTCCATGCCCCAGGGCGGCATGGGGGCGCTTGCGTCAAAAAAACCGCTCGACATCCTTGCTTTCCAGTACGACATCGTGTGCAACGGCATCGAGCTTTCGAGCGGCGCCATCCGCAACCACCAGCCCGAGATCATGTACAAGGCGTTTGAGATCGCCGGGTATTCCCGCGACACGGTTGACGAACGGTTCGGCGCCATGATCGCCGCGTTCAAGCTCGGGGCGCCGCCGCACGGCGGCATCGCACCCGGCGTGGACCGCATCGTGATGCTGCTCGCCGACGAGCAGAACATCCGCGAGGTCATCGCGTTCCCCATGAACCAGCGCGCGCAAGACCTCATGATGAACGCGCCGGCGCCGGCCACGGTCAAACAGCTGCGCGAGCTGCACATACGGGTGGCGGGACACGCGGCCTCCGAGGAGAAAAAGTAG
- a CDS encoding SGNH/GDSL hydrolase family protein: MAIAPVKGMTILFTGDSITDCGRRADPSRPLGSGYAFMVSSRLSALYPELDLRFVNRGVSGDRVADLAARWQWDCLKLKPTLVSVLAGVNDTWRRLDSGDPTSGGAFSASYRRILELTKRETQAAIVLCEPFLLACGQVDEGWFDDLEPKIEIVRSLAREFSCILVPLVDAFEKASKRAAPQYWAEDGVHPTAAGHALIAQAWLKHVFDIG; the protein is encoded by the coding sequence ATGGCAATCGCTCCGGTCAAAGGCATGACCATTCTGTTTACCGGCGACAGCATCACCGACTGCGGCAGGCGGGCCGACCCGTCGCGCCCCCTGGGCAGCGGATACGCATTCATGGTTTCCTCGCGGCTTTCGGCGCTGTATCCCGAGCTCGATTTGAGGTTTGTCAACAGGGGCGTGTCCGGCGACCGGGTTGCCGACCTCGCCGCGCGCTGGCAGTGGGACTGCCTCAAGCTCAAGCCGACGCTCGTTTCCGTTCTCGCGGGTGTCAACGACACATGGCGGCGCTTAGACAGCGGCGACCCGACGTCCGGGGGCGCATTCAGCGCGTCGTACCGGCGCATCCTTGAGTTGACAAAACGGGAAACGCAGGCCGCGATCGTGCTGTGCGAGCCGTTTCTGCTGGCCTGCGGCCAGGTGGACGAGGGATGGTTCGACGACCTTGAGCCCAAGATCGAGATTGTCCGGAGCCTGGCGCGGGAATTTTCCTGCATCCTCGTGCCGCTCGTTGACGCGTTTGAAAAGGCGTCGAAGCGGGCGGCGCCCCAATACTGGGCCGAGGACGGGGTGCATCCCACCGCGGCCGGCCACGCGCTCATCGCCCAGGCCTGGCTCAAACACGTGTTTGACATAGGATAA